Proteins from a single region of Bacillota bacterium:
- a CDS encoding ATP-binding cassette domain-containing protein, with amino-acid sequence MAKPVLTVDSISLTLKNEPILKGVSLMVSAGEVVGITGRNGSGKSMLFKCIAGLYLPQKGEITANGFAVVKEKRFPPEFGALIEKPGFLGGLTAYENLSILACIQNKIGKKEILEAIRIVGLEHAAHKKVKKFSLGMKQRLGIAQAIMEKPKLLILDEPTSGLDEAGVAQVRTLIGQLKSEGTAILIASHISEDIEALSDRIYEMELGELRELVT; translated from the coding sequence ATGGCAAAGCCTGTTTTAACGGTTGATTCCATTTCACTTACCTTAAAAAACGAACCGATTTTAAAGGGGGTTTCACTTATGGTAAGCGCTGGAGAAGTTGTCGGTATTACCGGTCGTAACGGTTCAGGAAAAAGTATGTTGTTCAAATGTATCGCTGGCCTGTATTTGCCACAAAAAGGCGAGATTACGGCAAATGGATTTGCGGTCGTCAAGGAAAAGCGGTTTCCGCCAGAATTTGGCGCGTTAATCGAAAAGCCTGGATTTTTAGGGGGCTTAACCGCATACGAAAACTTAAGCATCCTTGCGTGCATTCAAAACAAAATTGGAAAAAAAGAAATTCTTGAAGCGATTCGAATAGTTGGGCTTGAACATGCCGCCCATAAAAAGGTAAAGAAGTTTTCGCTTGGGATGAAGCAGCGCCTTGGCATCGCGCAGGCGATTATGGAAAAGCCGAAGTTGTTGATTTTGGATGAGCCGACAAGCGGACTGGACGAAGCGGGCGTTGCGCAGGTTCGCACGCTCATCGGGCAATTGAAATCGGAAGGAACGGCGATCTTAATCGCAAGTCATATTAGCGAAGATATAGAAGCGTTAAGCGACCGAATATATGAGATGGAACTTGGAGAATTACGGGAGCTTGTTACATGA